DNA from Alnus glutinosa chromosome 2, dhAlnGlut1.1, whole genome shotgun sequence:
GTGCTTAGGGACTATTTTAGGTgtgtcttgaattttttttaaaacctacCTTTTTTtcgacttaatatatatattttaactaaACACTTATCAAACAAAAATCCAGCTGGAGTTACGTAGCTTAGTCTGTATAcagtagagtttttttttacctaatcaCAAAGTACATTGTCACTACACCATATGTATAGTTTTTAAGCAATCAAATATATCTACTATATATTGTAGTGTTATTAGTTTTAAAGATCCAAAAacgagaaaattattttagtcATTTAGAAATGGATATGTAGGATAAATTGTAATTGTGCTTTGACTAATattaaaacaataattacatatatatatatatatagagagagagagagagagagagagagagagagggtagaCCTTCATATAGAGCTCAAATTAACTCGTTTGACTATATAGCAAGTAACGTGGCTTGTGACTTGTGAGTATGCACAATACCTAGATATAGGCTCGAGGGCAAGCTCGAGAAACAGTTTAAATTTAAACAGTCTTTTAGAGTTTGGCAGGAAGAACTTCTATTCAATGTGAATTAATGAGAATGGAAAGAATCCCAAACTTTCGATCCTTAAAGCTCTTTCTAATTACATTTCttataattttgttaacgaGAACAAATTAACGAAGTCTGACCCTTCTACTTTCTCTAtagctctcttttttttttccccttattttttttgcatgctaatgtgGTCTTCTTTTGTAAACAGGTTTAATAGTTAATTGAATACTTACTGAACATTTTAGTGACATTTATTCTTTGTTTGTGTAGATGGTCACTAATTGCTGGTAGGCTTCCAGGAAGAACTGCTAATGATGTGAAGAACTTTTGGAATACACACCTAGTCAAGAAGGGAGTTTCTAGCATTAAAGACACGAAAGAAAAAGGACAAGGCATTGTGAAAGTGAATGTGATAAAACCTCGACCTTGGACTTTCTCCAAAAAATTGACTTGGTTAAGTGGGAAACCTACAACTGCAGAAAGCTTTAAACCAGAGGACAATGTGAGCAACATATCTCCAGCGTCGGAAAGTAGGATTAAGTGGTGGGAAAGCTTGTTAGATGACAAGGAAGGTGAAGGAAGAGCCACATGCTCCGTAAGTGGGTTAGATAAAGAGCCCGACAGAGATCTTTCGGCGGAGAAAATAGCACCAGAAGCAAAAGTTTGGAACACTTTTGATGAGGATGATCTGAGTTTCTTGGCTGACTTTTCTTTTGACATGAGCCTTTGGGATTTTCTCAATGCTGAccagtaattttaaaattagaaatcCTAGTCCTTTCTTTAGTAGGATTGTCATTAATTATGAATCTAATCCATTAAGATTAATTTAATCCTATTTATTCTCTATTTGTGCATcctttttttgaataataatactATACATGTGTTCATACTTAAATCAAATAATACTTCTCATATTGGGTTTACAAGttaaatgttatatttttttttaggtaactAATGGGTTCAATTTTACAACAACGCCTCTTGCTGatacaacaaatatatatacgaATCTCAGgaatttttttggtaagtaacaAACTTATGaacaagaagaaattttttagCACTTTCTTATTGATttgaaaattaactttaattttgaaaatatgtttaggacattgatttttttatcgTCACTTGGAAACATTTCTAAAGCCCGCTATGTTGGTGCGAGTTTGAATTGTGGCattgattatgatttttggTGGGTTGGCGTTGTTTGGAGGAGGACCTAATATTGTCAAGTTTGAAATATCATTTTGTGTAATTTTAGtatctttctcctttttcttggcttttcttattattattttgtcgtTTTAGATGTGCTTATAAACTTTGAGGCCTCTATATATACTAAAATGTCTTCAACTTATCTATATAAGGAATTATTGGCTCTCTTTCAGCAGCTAAGAAGTAAGGATTGGGTGCTTTGGTAGATTCGGTTGGTTCATGTTGTTGAAGGAATTAAGAATAAATTTGTATTGCTCAATTGGTAAACCATATACCTGTTGAATGAATGAATGGGTACAAATAACATAATGCTCCgtaacaaaatgaaaatttaggaAACAAAGTTTGTATTGCAAAGCTTGAAAAATACAGAGGATGCATATAGCATTATATACACAGATTTCTTGATTGAGAACGAAAGGAGAATTAAAGACTAATCACAAttgattttgttatatttatgcATGGGAtctattttttggatgaatggaTTTTATTAACCAAACTAGAGAATTTTATGCCAAAAGGCTACAAATCGGCAAACAAGCCAAAATAACACCAAAAAGAATACAATTTGCTACCTCTAGCTAAACAAAATACAACTCACAATGAAGAAACCAACAACAAAACTaaaccaaacaaacaatcaaTTATCTGAAAGGGCATCAACAACACTAAACCAGCAAACTCTTGCAATTTCTACTTTGTAGAAACGCATTCTCCCTTGAATTTCTTGGGCACAGGTCTACATGTCTGCACCTTGAATTGTTCATGGAGCTGCTTTTGAATTTCAATTTGTAGGTGCAAAGCCTCTGTAACTGACATGTCTTTACTACAAAGAGATGACTTTGAAGTAAGTATACAATCTATATaaaaggagggaaaaaaaaaaaagaaaaaagaaaaagaagaatatataACGCTACAAAATTCGACCTTGTCATACATTCATCATTGTCATTGTTGGACATTGAAGCTAGCTTCTTTTCTTCAAAGATTGAAGCCTTTTCATCTTAAGCAGAAAATTAAGCATGTAAGAAGTCATTTTGGAGTCAATTTTCTTCAGAGATGGAAGCCCTTTCAGTGTATATTTTATTCTGGTAAGTATTCTAAAATTAGCACCAGCAAACTTTTGGAGTCAATTTTTTGCCAGCCCtaacaaaatacaatttaaatgatatgttaacaatggaataaaaaaaagaattccgTGAGAAATTAAGATATATATGGTAGCAACCAAATAGAGAAACCAAGAGGATTACAAACCATGAGACAAGCAAACCCATAACAACCCATAAATCTTTAAAGAACAACCCTGAGAAACCACAATTTAAATCTTCTAGTTTCATTCCATTTTCCGGAAGAAAAGCAAACTCATAACAACCCACAAATCAGACAAACAACCCATGAActataaccaaaataaaaatgaacaaaaaaaatagagacCTACGGGTTTGTGGTTGGTTGAGCAGAGGATGAAGcaactagggttggcaatttttgacacgacccgcgaacccgacacgaacacgacacgaaaaaccgggtttgggtttgttataatcgggttcgggtcataatcgggttgactcGATTATAATCATGTTTGGCGGGTTGACCCGTCAACACGATAATGACCCGATAACACGATTACCCgacaacacgattataacccgattacgtgggttgacccgccaatacgattataacccgattaaaaaaaaaaattgaaggttgaaacatgtgaaaacagtgaaattgatgtcgggtcgggtcgggtcggtaAACGGGTGGCACGTTTTTTAGTCgggtttgtcgggtcgtgttcgggtcacgtgtcacaacccgattaataatcgggtcggggtCGGGTTGACACAtttatataatcgggtcagtcgggttgacccgaacccgacccgtgaacccgaattgccaaccctggAAGCAACCATGGAAAGAGGTTGAGTTGGAGGAGAGAAGAACATCTAGGCGAGTCCAGATCTGGCCACTTCATATCCCCCAACCACACCGCTCTAGGTGAGTCCCGATCTGGAACTGGGGGCTCCATAGTCTCGAGAAAATCGCGGTCCCAAAAGGCTGAGGAAATTGCCGGCAAAGGTACAGGTGATGATGGGGAGGATCTCATCCCAAAATTTTCAGCCTAAAAGCATTCACAGCAGCTTCCGTAAAGGGggtttgttccctaaattttaggaaaaatttcaagaaagttacaaaaaccCCTCCACAGCAGCTTTCCTAAAATTTTCGATTTCCTAGGAAGTGAATAGttcttcccaatgcattgggaagcactattcacttctcattcaattgtttactcacaaaatatattatctctatCTTACTTTATcatctttttcctacttttatttaaagtaaaagtaaaaaaaaaaaaaaattaatgatataggaaaaaatgaagggaaatTGCTGTAGGATGTCTTttgatagggaagtaaaaagtagttttgtttcctatatttaggaaaaatggttgaaaaGCTGTTGAGAATGCTTTAAAACCTTATCTCCATGGCATCAAGCAACTTTTTCCATCGTCGATAGTGTCGACCCCATCTCCTTTGTGGAGGTGAGGCTGGAACTCAAGATAATGGAGTGTGGGTCAAGAGAAtggggaagaaaaaagaaaaaagaaaaaggagaataaGGAGGAAACATTTAGGAGAATGGGTAGATGACATGGATTACTGATGTGGCTTATTTTGGGCCATTTAATACATCTAACGGCCTAGAGTGAAAAAAAACTACCATGGCAATTTTGAATCCATCAATTACTGGCAATTTGAATTgagatcatatatataatagaagAATCAGTAGGAACAATGCATAATATTGTGACAAGTGGCGTATTAAAATGCAGCCAAATGTCAATTTCAAGTTAAACGGTGAGTTCAACTAAAACATTTATTTTGCCAATAAAAAATTCACGGCTGTTTCAAAAACTGAAGCGGTTATTTTTAATAACGTTTGAAGGCAAAGGCAAAGGAATCAGTAGGagccagggacggagccagaagttcttatgggcaggggccaatggccaaaaaaaatttttgggtaggggccaagtaagctaaattttttttttaccttaaattttttaatttttttagattattttttttttctcaccttaaaatttttttttttaggaaatttgggggggggccatggcccctgccagccccccctccctccgtccctggtAGGAGCAATTTTCGTTTAAAACTCTATCTTAGCAGTTACAAAATCACTCTGCACAATGAAAAATTGTTTGCTTCCCATTGCCATCTTACTATCTTAGCATCTGATCTATCAaaaggtactctctctctctgtttgtaGATTGTTAGTTTTCTCTGATTGTAGATTGTGAAGATCATACGTATTCTAAGATTATAagattatttgttttttttaaaaaaaaaaaaaaaaaaaaaaattgttatttgttgtgTTCTTGCATATAATTTTCGGTTGTTATCTTTGTTACCAAACTAAGAATTCTAGCGAATTCATAACCATTCGTTCATCTTCTTCCTActgcctttttttaaaaaaaattatcccctTCATTGGGTTAGGACTTCAAAATTCTTGAAAACACATTGCAGAATGATAGAAAAATGTTGTTGAGATTTAGTTGCAGTTCCTATTTTGGAACAAAAGATCAAAATTACTCGACAAAAAAACAAGCATCTACAAccgcgaaaaaaaaaataaaagaaaaagaagaaaagactaAAATCAATGATCCTCACTTGCTGTCGTTTCAGTCCATTTTCTCAACGAAGGTCGCCGGGTCAGCCGTTGTTTCGACAGATCGGAGAGAATCCTCGCCTTCCCGTCGATCTGAAATTCAAAACCAACCGTAACAGAAAGAGCTCTCTGAATCTTTCCTCTTTTGCAGGCACTTTTGGTTGTTGTTCAAACAATGAGATAAAAAGAGAAGCCGATCCTCTTTGTCTGTACTCCTCTCATGGAGGTTCCCACTAGGCTCTCTGCCAAGCTATGCAGCTTTCTCTCCTTCCTGCCAATACCATGTGCACTGTTggtctttctatttttatttgcttttcatCATTTTATTTCTGGCCTTGAGACGTGTGCATGTCAGTGACGCAGACAACAGATAATCAGCCCAACGTCTCTATGCACCAtcaaaaaaattgagtaaaattcATATTTTCCATTTTGCCCTTCTCTCATGTAAGAGAGGACGTTGGAATTCGTTTGTTGGATGAAATTTTGGCTTACGATTCTCGACTTTTGAAAACACTCAAAGCTTAGCACGATGAGGTCTTATCACTGCCTCTCGCccagttatttatttttatatgaataaaaaaaaagtcttgcTTTTCGAGGTAATTTGACTACTGGACTATCCTTTAAATCAATTGATAGAAAATTGGTTCTTTTACTTTGTTTGACTTCATGGCAAATTCAAGAAGAATCTAGACGTACCTTctatttctttgtttatttttgcttttgtatttttttgcttttgatttgTTTAGGAATTAGGCATACCATTTTTGCGTTTTgttctgctttttttttaaaaaaaaaaaaaaaaaaaaaaaaaaaaaaaaaacaacgtgcgttagagagaaaaggaaaacagaggaagaaataaaaatatatatattattatttttttagattacAATAAATGGCCTCTTAAATTTTGCAAAATGTATCTTACTGAAAATAAATAGCACAAAAATGTTACTTTATTGTTAGTTTAAGTTCCATTACTTTTATTTgtagcatttattttaaaattttcacttagttgttatttttcctttctACTGTGATTCATTTTTAGACAAACCACCATATTATGTATGATGACTTTTgaattaatgtttaaaattattaaatataggTGATCTCTCAAATTCTCTCTAAAAATAGTTTGCAAGAAATGTGAAGCTGGTCACATtctctttcttcaaattaaagtaAGTTCCTCTTCAAACTATTTTATTTGACTTCACAAAGGAAGAGTCTAAATActctatttctttctcttctaatTGAACATGCTATTGGTATAAATGTcgtcacatttttaaatttttgttaaacTGTTATTTCTTCCTTCTCCTGTACTTAATTTTTAGTCAATTCACCATATTATTTATAATGCCTTTtgaattaatgtttaaaaatactaaatatAGGTGATCTCTCCAATTCTCTCCCAAAATAGTTTGCAAGATACGTTAAGCTCATCCTATTATCCTTCTCAAATTAAGGTAAGTTCTCTCGATTTGTTTTGTAGCATTATTTTGCCATTGTAAATAAATTGCAATACACACGGAAGTATGTTATATATTTCTTGCTACATCAATATTGAAATTCattaattgaatttttagataCTTATATTATACTCTTAAccattgcattttttaattattcccttaagtaataaataatattatatgttcTACTTGAGTTTTATGAAGTAAATgatattctgttaaaaaaaaaaatgtgacttCATTTTTTCCTGTAGAAAATATTACAGTAGGGAAAAAATGGAAAACACAAGACTCGCACGACGTAAAAGATAGATGCTTTtgcatgaaaaaagaaaacgggGACG
Protein-coding regions in this window:
- the LOC133860427 gene encoding transcription factor MYB114-like, with amino-acid sequence MERSFGVRKGAWTKEEDILLRQCVENYGEGNWHQIPLRAGLNRCRKSCRMRWLNYLKPNIKRGAFAADEVDLIVRLRKLLGNRWSLIAGRLPGRTANDVKNFWNTHLVKKGVSSIKDTKEKGQGIVKVNVIKPRPWTFSKKLTWLSGKPTTAESFKPEDNVSNISPASESRIKWWESLLDDKEGEGRATCSVSGLDKEPDRDLSAEKIAPEAKVWNTFDEDDLSFLADFSFDMSLWDFLNADQ